The Cottoperca gobio chromosome 6, fCotGob3.1, whole genome shotgun sequence genome has a segment encoding these proteins:
- the tsnaxip1 gene encoding translin-associated factor X-interacting protein 1 has protein sequence MQTSEEGQAENAAAVSVQTAARKLCWTGRSYIYAGPGRKPQLLMHLESYVNKELRTISSCEPHFQELKLQVYRDAFGCFIKEFRTYQPLLSAIKKEYENTLAYQQDHIRELEPLRTHLRLVTEDCGRKIQARWAEEQAEIGALKKEKQQLQSVIEATREKEKALQAVVDRLQSELSNQYLQYREERDARKLVIWQLSDLTRGSVKEEHPADENIDAKDPVELQLALKVCREDLTKAQEELNRRKTEYWDVVPRRNWDSLEQTHKQNLLQLKTLQGNFDQLKSEYDTLLQLHKGETMQNKTDDPSTVQKDESVSEGQSQIQSNHLTHCPGVEGGPEDSVPSEVR, from the exons ATGCAGACATCAGAGGAAGGACAAGCAGAAAATGCTGCCGCTGTTTCTGTCCAAACTGCTGCGAGAAAG TTGTGCTGGACAGGTAGAAGTTACATTTATGCAGGCCCAGGGAGAAAGCCTCAACTCCTGATGCACCTGGAGAGCTATGTGAATAAGGAGCTGCGTACCATCAGCTCCTGTGAGCCACACTTTCAGGAACTGAAACTGCAG GTCTACCGTGATGCCTTTGGTTGTTTCATCAAAGAGTTCAGAACCTACCAACCCCTTCTTTCTGCCATCAAAAAGGAATATGAAAACACTTTAG CATACCAGCAGGATCATATCCGAGAACTGGAACCACTGCGAACCCATCTAAGGCTGGTGACAGAGGACTGTGGCAGGAAGATTCAAGCTCGCTGGGCAGAGGAACAGGCTGAGATTGGAGCCTTAAAAAAGGAGAAGCAGCAACTGCAGAGTGTTATTGAGGCCacaagggagaaagaaaaggccTTGCAGGCAGTG GTGGACCGTCTACAGTCTGAACTCTCCAACCAGTATCTGCAGTACCGGGAGGAGCGTGATGCCCGTAAGTTGGTGATCTGGCAGCTCAGTGACCTAACAAGAGGCTCTGTGAAGGAGGAGCATCCTGCAGATGAAAACATAG ATGCTAAGGACCCTGTGGAGCTGCAGCTCGCTCTGAAGGTGTGTCGGGAAGACCTGACCAAAGCCCAGGAGGAGCTCAACAGAAGGAAGACAGAGTACTGGGATGTCGTGCCAAGACGCAACTGGGACTCCCtggagcaaacacacaaacagaaccTCCTGCAG TTGAAGACACTGCAGGGTAACTTTGATCAGTTAAAGAGTGAGTATGACAccctgctgcagctccacaaaGGAGAGACTATGCAGAACAAGACAGATGACCCCAGCACTGTGCAG aagGATGAGAGTGTGTCCGAAGGGCAAAGCCAGATTCAGTCCAACCACCTAACTCACTGTCCAGGAGTTGAG gGCGGCCCTGAGGACAGTGTTCCCTCTGAAGTCAGATGA